The genomic segment CGGGAGTTTCGCCATCGAGGGGCAGATGGCCAAACAGTGTGTGGAACTGGCTGCGGAGCTCCTCAACAAGGAGGGGGGGATAAACGGTCGACTGATTGAAATTGTTGTGGCCGATGACGCTTCGAACCCCCGTGATAGCGCTCTGGCTGCACAGCGTCTGATTTCGCAAAAAGTGGTAGCAGCCATTGCTAGTTACGGTTCTTCAGTCACCGAGCCGGCAGCGGACCTCTATGACCGCAATAAGGTGATTTCTGTTGCCTATGGGGCGACAGCGGTCAGACTGACCATGGATAAAGAACGTCCTTACTTTTTCCGGACCTGTGGGCGAGATGACTCTCAGGGGGCTTTTTTTGCCAAGTTTGCCGTGGAAACCATGGGATGGAAACGAATTGCCATTATGCACGATAACCAAACTTATGGAAAAGGGGTAGCAGAAGAAACGCGAAAATACTTAGAACCGTATATTCAAGAAGGTCGTGCGGAAATTGTCTACTACGACGCCATTACCCCTGGGGAACAGGATTATAGCGCTGCGCTCACCAAACTGCGGGAGAGTAACCCTGATGTCTGGTACTATACTGCTTATTATCCTGAGGCTGGACTCCTGGTGCGTCAGGGGAGGGAACTCGGCATTACCATTCCCTTTGTGGGGAGTAACGCCGTTCCCAACGACGATTTTGTGAAAATTGCCGGTCTTGAGTATGTGGTGGGAACGCTCATGACCCAGGAACCACTTCCCCAGGACCTTGATACGCCGAAGTCCCAAGCCTTCTTTGAAGCCTACCGAGCGAAGTTTGGTGAGATTCCCTCCTCTCCCTGGCCGATTTATGCGGCTGATGCTTTGTTTGCCGTTGCCCAGGCCATTAGGAACACCGGGTCAACGGATTCGGATATCTTGGCCCGGGAAATGCGCGCCATGCAAAACGCCACAGGAATTACCGGCCCAATTTACTTTACCGAACGTGGTGACCGTAAAGATATTCCCTACGCCATGTATCGGTATAACGAAAAAGGGCAGCTCGAACTCTTTCAGCCTTGACATAGCGTGGCCGAACGCACCTGCGTTCGGCCATTTGCAGTTTCCATAGAGAGGGCGATTCTACGTGAAGGTTTTCTTGGAACAGCTTATTAATGGATTGACAGTTGGTTCGTTTTACGCACTGGTAGCCTTGGGGTACTCCATGGTATACGGGGTGATGAAACTCATTAACTTTGCTCATGGAGACCTCTTTACCCTGGGAAGTTACCTGGGGTATACCTTTCTTGTCTGGGGAACCAGTTGGATCACCCAATCCGTGGGTTTATGGTGGGGAATGGCTCTGGCTATGGGATTTGTTTTCTTTGCCAACGCTGGAGCTGGGATTGTGGTGGAACGAGTTGCGTATCGGCCGGTCTATCCCGCAGGAAGGCTACCACTTGTAGTTTCCGCGCTGGGGATGTCCATTTTCATCCAGAATGGTATTATGGCTTTATGGGGTCCGCGCTTCCAGGTATACCCGAGCCAACTCATTCCCGCAGCTTCCTTTCATTTTTTGGGAATCTCGATTTCTTTTTTGAAAATCCTGATTTTGATTCTCTCGCTTCTCGTGATGAGTATTATCTATTATGTGGTGGAGAAAACCCCTTTTGGAGCGGCGGTAAGGGCTTCGGCGCTTGACCGGGAAACGGCCACGCTGCTTGGGGTTGACATTCGAAAGGTGATTCTCTTTGTGTTCACCCTGGGGCCGGCTCTGGGGGGAATGGCTGGAGTGATGAATGGGATGTATTACCGCTCCATTCAGTTCAGTATGGGCTGGAATTATGGGTTAAAAGCTTTTACTGCCACGATTCTTGGAGGTATTGGTAACATCCCCGGTGCCATGCTGGGGGGGATTCTGCTTGGTATTATGGAAACGATGCTTGCTGGGTATGTTCCAGGGGGCGGTGCCTGGAAGGATGGTTTCACTTTTTTGATTCTGATCCTTGTTCTCATTTTTCGTCCCACGGGGCTTATCGGGGAAAAAGTGGCTGAAAAGGTGTAGTGACAATGAATGTTGTGGAAATGGTTCGCCAGCGCCTTCTTTTAGGGAAGAATCATTCTGCACCGTTCTCTCGCCAGGTGAAAAGGCGTGTTTCTTCCTTGTTGATGATGGTTCTTACGGGCATATTCATTTTCCTCTTTCCGGTGTTCCCATTTGTCAACAATTACTGGATTGATGTGGGATTTTTTGTGGGTATTTACAGTCTTTTGGGATTGAGTCTCAACGTAGTTTTGGGAGAGGTGGGACTTTTTGACCTGGGGCATGCGGCGTTTTACGCTATTGGTGCCTATACCACGGCTATCCTCAACACCATGTTCAACGTTCCGGTGTTTTGGCTTTTACCCTTGAGTGCCCTTTCGGCGGCGGGATTTGCGTACCTTGTGATGTCACCGGTGATTCACCTGCGGGGGGATTATTTGTGCATCGTCACCATTGGAATTGGTGAGATTGTACGCATTGGAATTGTCAATAACCCTTGGGGGCTTACCAATGGTCCTAATGGGATTACTGGTGTGGAAGCACCGATGGTCGGTTCTTGGGTAGTTACCACTCCCACCCATTTTTACTATTTTATCTGGATTATTGTGGTTTTGGTCATTGGAGGGCTTTTGCGCCTGCAAGGGTCACGGGTGGGTCGAGCCTGGAATTATATTCGGGAAGACGAAATCGCAGCTGAGACAACCGGTGTTGATGTTCGTTACTATAAGCTGCTTGCCTTCACTCTGGGAGCTGCCCTGGCGGGACTCACCGGGAGCGTGTATGCCTCCAAAATGATGGTGGTTTCACCCCAGAGTTTTTTGTTCATGGAATCGGCCCTCCTTTTCTGTATCGTTCTTTTGGGGGGACTCGGCTCTATTCCCGGGACGCTTCTTGGTGCTGCGGCGGTGGTGATTTTTCCAGAAATTTTCCGCCAGTTTGCCAGTTTCCGACTCCTTTTCTTTGGGTTGGCGCTCATGGTGATGATGATTTTCCGTCCCGGAGGGCTACTTCCCCGTAAACGCGAGGGTCTTGGCTTTCAGGGCCTCGGCGTTTGGGGTCTTCGCGAAAACGATGAATGGCTCGTACAACATGGTCGGTTACTCGTTCAGGAAAGGGTGACCCCCCAGTTAGAAAGAGCCATCCAGAATGATTGTCTTCTGGAAACCTGTAGCGTAACTCTTCGATTTGGAGGGCTGGTGGCAGTGAGCAATTATGACCTCAAGGTGTGTCCGGGAAAAATCACTAGCCTCATTGGTCCAAATGGAGCAGGAAAGACCACCCTTTTTAACATCATTACCGGGATTTACCGTCCGGATAGTGGTCGGGTATTATTCCGTGGTGAAGATATCACCGGTCTTAAACCTCATCAAATCGTTTCCCGGGGTATTGCCCGCACCTTTCAAAATATTCGTCTCTTTCCGGCTTTGACCTGCGTTGAGAATGTCATGGCTGGCCTGCATGGTCATGGGAAAGCGGGAGTCTGGGCATCTATTTTGCGAACCCCTTCCCAGCTTAAGGAGGAACGGGAGTTTGTTGAAATTGCTTCGTTCCGGCTCCATCAGGTCGGCCTTTGGGAATATCGGAACGAACTGGCCAAAAATCTTCCATATGGGAAACAGCGATACCTTGAAATTGCCAGAGCTTTAGCCACAGCCCCGAAACTCCTCATTCTCGATGAGCCGTCTTCTGGTCTCAACGACAAAGAATCGGAGGAACTGATGGAGCTCCTGCAGGATCTAACTGAGGAGGGATTGACTATGCTCCTCATTGAACATGATATGAATGTGGTGATGGGAATCTCCGATTGGGTCAGCGTGATGGATATGGGGAATAAAATTGCTGAAGGGATTCCCCAGGAGATTTATAATCATCCCATGGTTATCGAAGCGTATCTGGGCAAGGAAGACGAGTAATATGGAAACCCTGTTGCGTATTCAGGATTTGTGGGTGGCGTATGGAGCGGTGGATGCCCTGAAAGGAGTAACCCTCGAACTCAAAAAAGGGGATATCGTTGCAGTCCTTGGGGCAAACGGTGCCGGGAAAACCACCCTTTTAAAATCGATTTCTGGACTCTTACGTCCGAAAAAAGGGCAGGTTTTTTTTCGAAATCGGGATATTCATTCTTTCCTTCCTTTTGAACTTCCTGCTCAAGGTTTAGCCCACGTTCCTGAGGGACGTCGGATTTTTGCCACCCTTACTGTGGAAGAGAACCTGTTGTTAGGACTTTACAGTGTCCGTAATAATCTTGACCAGAAGGAAAAAAATCGCCGCAGGGACTGGATTTTCCATCTTTTTCCTATATTGTGGGAACGCCGTCGGCAGCTGGCTGGAACTCTTTCTGGTGGTGAACAGCAAATGTTAGCCATTGGGCGGGGACTCATTTCTCGCCCTCAGGTTCTGCTCATGGATGAACCCTCTTTAGGGTTAGCCCCACGGATTGTTCAGGAAATTTTTCACGTTATCTGTGAAATTCACGAAGAAGAACAAGTCTCCATCCTTCTGGTGGAGCAGAATGCCCGTAAAGCTCTGGCCGTCGCCAGTTATGCCTATATCCTTGAAACTGGTCGGATTGCAATTGAAGGAAAAGCCCGAGACCTTTCCCAGGATGAGCGGATTCGGTCGGCCTATCTCGGAGGATCAGGAGTGATGAAAAGGCGGAATGAAAAGATTAAATCTTGAAAAAACCGCTGGGTAGAACCCAGCGGTTTTTTGTTTACACGACCTTGATTTCCTTTTCGTTTTTCCATAGACCGTGGATGTTGCAGTACGATGTTACGTGCAACGTTCCAGGGAGATTGGTCTTGAGGGAAAACTGAATGTAGGAATGAGTGTACACTGGACCCTGATTTGGTCCTTCTGCACTTTCCCCATGGGCATTGAATTCAAACTTGCCAATCTGGTAGGGAAATTTACCATTCTGGGGCATGAAGTAGGCTTCGATCCAGCGGATATGGTGTTCGGTGGTATTGGGATGGGGAATTTCCTTTCCCACGGTAACTTGAAAATGGACCCATTCTCCTTGTTTCACTTGGTCCGGTCCTTCGATAACCGGGACATGTTTTTCCGCTTTCCAGTCGGCTGATTTAAAGAGTTCTTCAAAAGTCATGGGTAGAACCTCCTTTAGAAACCTTTAAATTTTTCTCGGGCTGCACCACAAACCGGGCAGAATTCTGGTGCTTCATTTTCCACAGTGTAGCCACAAACCGGGCAGATATAAATGGTTCCCAGCGCTAAGTCCTTTCCCTGCATGGCCGCTTCTTTGGCTTTCTTGTACATTTCAGCATGAATTTTCTCCGCTTCTAAGGCGTAGTGAATTCCACGCTGAGCTTCTTTTTCTTCCTGGAATTTCGCCACCGCATCGTAGGCAGGGTACATTTCATCCACTTCAAAAGTTTCACCAGCGATAGCCATATCCAGATTTTTAACCGTATCGTTAATGTTGCCGAGATTGCGGAAATGGTTGGTAGCATGGACCTGTTCAGCGAAGGAAATGGCTTTGAAAAGGCGAGCGATGTTCGGTTTTCCTTCCCGCTCAGCAACCTCTGAAAAGATGAGGTACCTCATGTGGGCTTGTGATTCTCCAGAGTAAGCCCCTTCCAGATTTTGCTGGGTCATTTTGTGTTTGACCATGAAAAGACCTCCTTCCCATCAATTTGACTATATCTGTATTAAAAAACAGGTGGGGAAAAAAGATATTCCAATGAGTGTAAGATTCGATTAAAAATCACATTCTTTCCAAAAATGCGGTATCATATAGAAGAAGCGATAGAAAGACTAAAGTAT from the Atribacterota bacterium genome contains:
- a CDS encoding branched-chain amino acid ABC transporter substrate-binding protein, producing the protein MRKALVVFWIVTGIFGGIFTGQLWAGEPIRIGLQAPITGSFAIEGQMAKQCVELAAELLNKEGGINGRLIEIVVADDASNPRDSALAAQRLISQKVVAAIASYGSSVTEPAADLYDRNKVISVAYGATAVRLTMDKERPYFFRTCGRDDSQGAFFAKFAVETMGWKRIAIMHDNQTYGKGVAEETRKYLEPYIQEGRAEIVYYDAITPGEQDYSAALTKLRESNPDVWYYTAYYPEAGLLVRQGRELGITIPFVGSNAVPNDDFVKIAGLEYVVGTLMTQEPLPQDLDTPKSQAFFEAYRAKFGEIPSSPWPIYAADALFAVAQAIRNTGSTDSDILAREMRAMQNATGITGPIYFTERGDRKDIPYAMYRYNEKGQLELFQP
- a CDS encoding branched-chain amino acid ABC transporter permease, with the translated sequence MKVFLEQLINGLTVGSFYALVALGYSMVYGVMKLINFAHGDLFTLGSYLGYTFLVWGTSWITQSVGLWWGMALAMGFVFFANAGAGIVVERVAYRPVYPAGRLPLVVSALGMSIFIQNGIMALWGPRFQVYPSQLIPAASFHFLGISISFLKILILILSLLVMSIIYYVVEKTPFGAAVRASALDRETATLLGVDIRKVILFVFTLGPALGGMAGVMNGMYYRSIQFSMGWNYGLKAFTATILGGIGNIPGAMLGGILLGIMETMLAGYVPGGGAWKDGFTFLILILVLIFRPTGLIGEKVAEKV
- a CDS encoding branched-chain amino acid ABC transporter ATP-binding protein/permease codes for the protein MNVVEMVRQRLLLGKNHSAPFSRQVKRRVSSLLMMVLTGIFIFLFPVFPFVNNYWIDVGFFVGIYSLLGLSLNVVLGEVGLFDLGHAAFYAIGAYTTAILNTMFNVPVFWLLPLSALSAAGFAYLVMSPVIHLRGDYLCIVTIGIGEIVRIGIVNNPWGLTNGPNGITGVEAPMVGSWVVTTPTHFYYFIWIIVVLVIGGLLRLQGSRVGRAWNYIREDEIAAETTGVDVRYYKLLAFTLGAALAGLTGSVYASKMMVVSPQSFLFMESALLFCIVLLGGLGSIPGTLLGAAAVVIFPEIFRQFASFRLLFFGLALMVMMIFRPGGLLPRKREGLGFQGLGVWGLRENDEWLVQHGRLLVQERVTPQLERAIQNDCLLETCSVTLRFGGLVAVSNYDLKVCPGKITSLIGPNGAGKTTLFNIITGIYRPDSGRVLFRGEDITGLKPHQIVSRGIARTFQNIRLFPALTCVENVMAGLHGHGKAGVWASILRTPSQLKEEREFVEIASFRLHQVGLWEYRNELAKNLPYGKQRYLEIARALATAPKLLILDEPSSGLNDKESEELMELLQDLTEEGLTMLLIEHDMNVVMGISDWVSVMDMGNKIAEGIPQEIYNHPMVIEAYLGKEDE
- a CDS encoding ABC transporter ATP-binding protein, coding for METLLRIQDLWVAYGAVDALKGVTLELKKGDIVAVLGANGAGKTTLLKSISGLLRPKKGQVFFRNRDIHSFLPFELPAQGLAHVPEGRRIFATLTVEENLLLGLYSVRNNLDQKEKNRRRDWIFHLFPILWERRRQLAGTLSGGEQQMLAIGRGLISRPQVLLMDEPSLGLAPRIVQEIFHVICEIHEEEQVSILLVEQNARKALAVASYAYILETGRIAIEGKARDLSQDERIRSAYLGGSGVMKRRNEKIKS
- a CDS encoding class II SORL domain-containing protein, coding for MTFEELFKSADWKAEKHVPVIEGPDQVKQGEWVHFQVTVGKEIPHPNTTEHHIRWIEAYFMPQNGKFPYQIGKFEFNAHGESAEGPNQGPVYTHSYIQFSLKTNLPGTLHVTSYCNIHGLWKNEKEIKVV
- a CDS encoding rubrerythrin family protein, translating into MVKHKMTQQNLEGAYSGESQAHMRYLIFSEVAEREGKPNIARLFKAISFAEQVHATNHFRNLGNINDTVKNLDMAIAGETFEVDEMYPAYDAVAKFQEEKEAQRGIHYALEAEKIHAEMYKKAKEAAMQGKDLALGTIYICPVCGYTVENEAPEFCPVCGAAREKFKGF